A window of Chitinophaga sp. MM2321 contains these coding sequences:
- a CDS encoding AraC family transcriptional regulator, translating into MKKDENSPHKFETLSDAHRAFGLPHPKHPLISMINEAPSWSELHQPSSHHVLGFYKISYKPKLGGKLKYGQGYYDFDEGGLLFAVPGQVMGGVENEGTICAEYTLLIHPDFFLGYPIAKKISQYGFFSYAANETLHLSENEKATIISIFRIMEEELNSRIDDFSQDVIISQIELLLHYANRFYKRQFITRKVVSHDLLQRLEDLLNSHFSNEHAGIPTVHYLAENLHLSPSYLSDMLRALTGQNAQQHIHDKLIEKAKEKLSTTKLSVSEVAYALGFEHPQSFSKLFKTKTKLSPLEFRRSFN; encoded by the coding sequence ATGAAAAAGGACGAGAACAGCCCGCATAAATTTGAGACACTTTCCGATGCCCACCGGGCCTTTGGCTTGCCTCATCCAAAGCATCCGTTGATCAGTATGATCAACGAGGCGCCTTCCTGGTCGGAACTACACCAGCCGTCCAGCCATCATGTACTGGGATTTTATAAAATTTCTTACAAGCCAAAACTTGGTGGTAAATTAAAATATGGTCAGGGCTATTATGATTTTGATGAAGGCGGCTTGCTGTTCGCTGTGCCCGGCCAGGTGATGGGTGGCGTAGAAAATGAGGGAACAATATGCGCTGAGTATACATTGCTGATCCATCCGGATTTCTTTTTAGGTTATCCCATAGCTAAAAAGATCAGTCAGTACGGCTTCTTTTCCTATGCAGCCAATGAAACGCTTCACCTTTCCGAAAATGAGAAAGCTACCATCATTTCTATTTTCAGGATCATGGAAGAGGAACTGAACAGCCGGATAGATGACTTCAGCCAGGATGTCATCATATCCCAGATTGAGTTGTTGCTGCATTATGCGAACCGCTTTTATAAGCGTCAATTCATTACCCGGAAGGTCGTTAGTCACGATCTGCTGCAAAGGCTGGAAGACCTGCTGAACAGTCACTTCAGCAATGAACATGCGGGTATCCCTACTGTTCACTATCTTGCCGAAAACCTGCATTTATCCCCCAGTTACTTAAGTGATATGCTGCGCGCACTTACTGGCCAGAATGCGCAGCAGCACATCCATGATAAACTGATTGAAAAGGCAAAGGAAAAACTTTCTACCACTAAGTTATCGGTAAGTGAAGTAGCTTACGCACTGGGATTCGAACATCCGCAGTCCTTCAGTAAGCTATTTAAAACCAAAACCAAATTATCTCCACTTGAATTCAGGCGGTCTTTTAACTGA
- a CDS encoding SDR family NAD(P)-dependent oxidoreductase: MNSKVWFITGASRGFGHVWAEAALERGDSVAATARNVDSLAGLKKKYGKKVLTLELDVTRPGQAKTAIAEAYAYFGRLDIVLNNAGYSLVGTIEEASAEDVKAMYETNIFGALAVIQAALPLLREQGSGHILGTSSNLGHVTLPVIGYYSSSKWAFEAIHESLAIEVKDFGIKVTIIEPGAYATEFGSQDSLKFAAGMEIYADFKTQFFGRLKDMERGDPNATPQALFQIVDAENPPLRFNLGSQNLPGVRAAYEERLALWEKWDTVSSSAQGMAK; encoded by the coding sequence ATGAATAGCAAAGTTTGGTTCATTACCGGTGCTTCGCGTGGTTTTGGACACGTTTGGGCGGAGGCCGCCCTTGAGCGCGGTGATAGCGTCGCAGCCACCGCACGTAATGTTGATAGCTTAGCCGGACTCAAAAAAAAGTATGGTAAAAAAGTATTGACACTTGAATTAGATGTGACCAGACCTGGTCAGGCAAAAACAGCCATAGCCGAAGCCTATGCCTATTTCGGAAGATTGGACATTGTACTGAACAATGCCGGTTATTCACTGGTCGGCACTATTGAGGAAGCGAGTGCGGAAGATGTTAAGGCGATGTATGAAACCAATATTTTCGGAGCACTTGCTGTTATCCAGGCTGCCTTACCGTTGCTTCGGGAACAGGGTAGCGGACATATCCTGGGCACTTCCAGTAACCTTGGCCATGTGACACTGCCGGTGATTGGCTACTACAGCTCATCAAAATGGGCATTTGAGGCTATTCATGAAAGTCTTGCTATAGAAGTTAAGGACTTTGGTATCAAAGTGACCATTATCGAACCGGGCGCTTATGCTACGGAATTCGGTAGCCAGGATTCTTTGAAATTCGCGGCAGGTATGGAAATATACGCGGATTTTAAAACGCAATTTTTCGGAAGATTAAAAGATATGGAAAGAGGCGATCCGAATGCCACTCCACAAGCACTGTTTCAGATTGTAGATGCGGAAAACCCACCGCTACGGTTCAATCTGGGTAGTCAGAATCTGCCAGGGGTACGTGCTGCCTATGAAGAACGCCTGGCTCTTTGGGAAAAATGGGACACCGTTTCCAGTTCTGCCCAGGGTATGGCTAAATAA
- a CDS encoding helix-turn-helix transcriptional regulator: MKGTNLGEFEELVLLTVAALMNEAYSVTICDELSNHTGRSVKLGVVHAVLNRLEEKGLLKSELGEATKARGGKRKRFYQLTMLGKTALITAKSMRDQLWARIPSLAWKNM; encoded by the coding sequence ATGAAAGGTACAAACCTCGGAGAATTCGAAGAACTGGTGCTACTCACCGTTGCAGCGTTGATGAACGAAGCATATAGCGTAACGATATGCGACGAACTCTCGAACCATACCGGCCGTTCAGTGAAACTTGGTGTGGTACACGCGGTGCTCAACCGTCTGGAAGAGAAGGGACTTCTGAAAAGTGAGCTGGGGGAAGCAACGAAGGCCCGTGGTGGTAAACGCAAAAGATTCTATCAACTTACGATGCTGGGAAAAACAGCATTGATCACCGCCAAATCGATGCGCGATCAGCTGTGGGCCAGGATACCATCGCTTGCCTGGAAAAATATGTAG
- a CDS encoding ABC transporter permease has protein sequence MKEQRQHHPPSWAQRFVEWYCKPGLVEDLTGDLNECFERNLQSIGPRRAKLIYIIDAFKFFRSYTVRSSIFVNLFMNRIMIGSYFKTSGRNLMRNKLFSFINILGLAISMSVGLLLIAFILDLHSYDRFHKNGGRIYRITNILTSNSEENGKFASTSIKTGKLIREKVTGIEDVAIMRNNFSGDAKVGDNILPIKGFWAEPSLFRIFTFPMVEGNPETALKDPYSVVLTETAARKLFGQQAALGKAIKIDTLVYQVTGVMKDVPFFSHISFEALVSLSTAEQTNKDDKSFAAWTNMWSNSVYVLPSKNADMAAIQSQLDRLARTDLNEENTRIQLELLPLYNIVVGESLRQSEGGPGFVGPHMSPMLLWILSGLAFIVILSACFNYTNLSIARATRRIKEIGLRKAIGAGKRQVQLQFLAEAVMISLAALLLSFLLFLVLRPLLINMAPEMQRTVTLDLTPSMIAIFIVFSVAVGVIAGFTPAIFFSKISPINAFGNVSSVKMFKHLTLRRALVVIQYTVTLIFITTTAIGYVQYKNILAFDLGFSTANILNINMLDNKPDALLQELSEMPEVTALSRSLITTGVGNAWGGNMKYKDSRDSVLVMTNHVDENYLPLHSYKLLAGENFIARPTTAQAVGEVIVNEQVLKRFNIGANNPQKAIGEQITLNGRKMTIVGVMQDFHYGKVENLIGPVAFTFWTPEDRAIISAKIQSTDIQATLARIGSVWKKIDRVHPFTAEFYDEAIKDAYSEFSTMIKIIGFLSFLAISIASMGLFGMVVFTTETRLKEIGIRKVMGASAGNLIYLLSRSFLFLLSVSALIALPATYIFFQTVVLSNFPYHKPVQITELFAGLLAVLLIAFIMIGSQTLKAARTNPVAVLKSE, from the coding sequence ATGAAAGAACAACGGCAACACCATCCGCCCTCCTGGGCACAACGATTTGTAGAATGGTATTGTAAGCCAGGACTTGTAGAGGACCTTACGGGGGATCTCAACGAATGCTTCGAGCGGAATCTACAATCCATTGGGCCACGCCGTGCAAAGCTGATCTACATAATTGATGCCTTCAAGTTCTTCAGGAGTTATACGGTGAGAAGTTCAATATTTGTCAACCTTTTTATGAACCGGATCATGATCGGAAGCTACTTCAAAACATCAGGGCGCAACCTCATGCGCAACAAGCTGTTCTCATTCATCAATATTCTTGGCCTGGCCATTAGTATGTCCGTTGGTTTACTGCTGATCGCGTTTATACTCGACCTGCATTCGTACGACAGATTCCACAAAAATGGCGGGAGAATCTATCGCATTACCAATATTTTGACCTCCAACAGCGAAGAAAACGGCAAGTTTGCGTCCACATCCATAAAAACAGGAAAGCTCATCCGCGAGAAAGTGACCGGCATTGAAGATGTGGCTATTATGCGCAACAACTTTTCAGGCGATGCGAAGGTGGGCGACAATATTCTCCCTATCAAGGGCTTCTGGGCAGAGCCGTCGCTATTCAGGATCTTTACATTTCCGATGGTGGAAGGCAACCCCGAAACGGCGCTAAAAGATCCTTATTCGGTTGTGCTCACGGAGACGGCAGCAAGGAAGCTGTTCGGCCAACAGGCTGCGCTCGGCAAGGCAATCAAGATCGATACACTCGTGTACCAGGTGACCGGTGTCATGAAGGACGTTCCCTTCTTTTCGCATATCAGTTTCGAAGCACTGGTATCGTTGTCCACGGCTGAACAAACCAATAAAGACGATAAAAGTTTTGCAGCATGGACAAACATGTGGTCCAACTCCGTGTACGTCCTCCCCTCAAAAAATGCCGACATGGCTGCAATCCAGTCGCAACTCGACAGACTTGCAAGAACGGATCTCAACGAAGAAAATACCAGGATCCAACTCGAACTGCTTCCTTTATACAACATCGTGGTTGGAGAGAGCCTCCGTCAATCCGAGGGCGGTCCTGGCTTCGTGGGTCCTCACATGTCCCCTATGCTGCTTTGGATACTCAGCGGACTGGCATTTATTGTGATATTGTCTGCATGTTTCAACTATACCAATCTTTCGATAGCGCGTGCTACGCGCCGTATTAAGGAGATAGGTCTTCGCAAAGCTATCGGCGCCGGCAAGCGCCAGGTACAGCTACAGTTCCTGGCCGAGGCGGTCATGATCTCCCTGGCAGCCCTTCTTCTTTCATTCCTATTGTTTCTCGTATTGCGACCGCTACTGATCAACATGGCACCGGAGATGCAGCGCACGGTAACGCTCGATCTTACACCATCCATGATTGCAATCTTCATCGTTTTTTCGGTCGCCGTAGGAGTAATTGCAGGTTTCACACCCGCTATATTCTTTTCGAAAATCAGCCCCATCAATGCTTTCGGAAATGTTTCATCGGTAAAAATGTTCAAACACCTGACACTCAGGCGCGCTTTGGTGGTGATTCAATATACGGTTACACTGATCTTTATTACAACAACTGCCATCGGCTATGTACAGTATAAGAACATACTGGCATTCGACCTGGGATTCAGCACAGCAAACATTCTGAACATTAATATGCTGGATAATAAACCGGACGCACTACTCCAGGAACTCAGTGAGATGCCGGAAGTAACTGCACTGTCCCGGTCACTGATCACCACCGGCGTAGGGAACGCCTGGGGCGGTAATATGAAATATAAAGATTCGCGGGATTCTGTTCTGGTCATGACCAACCATGTTGACGAGAATTATTTACCGCTGCATAGCTATAAACTCCTTGCCGGCGAAAATTTTATTGCCAGACCCACCACAGCCCAGGCTGTCGGCGAGGTGATTGTTAACGAGCAGGTTTTAAAGCGATTCAACATAGGCGCCAACAACCCCCAAAAAGCTATCGGGGAGCAGATCACATTGAATGGACGCAAAATGACCATTGTTGGCGTAATGCAAGACTTTCACTATGGTAAGGTGGAGAACCTCATCGGACCGGTAGCATTCACGTTCTGGACACCCGAAGACAGGGCCATCATCAGCGCCAAAATACAAAGCACCGACATACAGGCCACCTTAGCCAGGATCGGGTCTGTATGGAAGAAGATCGATCGTGTCCATCCGTTTACCGCTGAATTCTATGACGAAGCAATAAAAGATGCATACAGCGAATTTTCCACCATGATCAAGATCATTGGCTTCCTTTCGTTTCTGGCCATTTCCATTGCATCAATGGGATTGTTCGGAATGGTGGTATTCACCACTGAAACAAGACTAAAGGAGATCGGCATCCGAAAAGTGATGGGCGCCAGCGCCGGCAACCTTATATACTTACTGAGCCGAAGTTTTCTATTTCTCCTGTCAGTATCGGCGCTCATTGCCCTACCGGCTACTTACATCTTCTTCCAAACCGTTGTACTCTCTAATTTCCCCTATCATAAACCCGTGCAAATCACCGAGCTGTTCGCTGGCTTACTGGCGGTACTGCTGATCGCATTCATTATGATCGGGTCGCAGACGTTGAAGGCGGCAAGGACCAATCCGGTGGCTGTTCTGAAGAGCGAGTAA
- a CDS encoding dihydrofolate reductase family protein: MRKLVLFAHISLDGFAGDKNGGLGFLSYDGELQQFAEELVKTVGAPVYGKNTYHLMEGYWPGVLNDPNASGHSLEHAKWVQEIPKIVFSTTLTSADWNNTTLIKDNIVEEVNKLKQQPGKDLVIFGSPGLAKSLMHLGLIDEYKLTLHPVILGEGISLFDSNTQMSNLKLLESKTLGSGVVTLHYAMR; encoded by the coding sequence ATGAGAAAGCTGGTTTTATTTGCGCACATCTCCCTCGATGGTTTTGCCGGTGATAAGAATGGCGGCCTTGGCTTTTTGTCATATGATGGTGAGCTGCAGCAATTCGCGGAGGAACTGGTCAAAACGGTGGGAGCTCCGGTGTACGGCAAAAACACGTACCATTTAATGGAAGGGTACTGGCCTGGAGTATTGAACGACCCGAATGCAAGCGGGCATTCACTGGAACATGCGAAATGGGTGCAGGAAATTCCCAAAATAGTTTTCTCAACAACATTGACCAGTGCCGACTGGAATAATACCACATTGATCAAAGATAACATTGTGGAAGAAGTGAACAAGCTAAAACAGCAACCGGGCAAAGATCTGGTGATATTCGGCAGCCCCGGTCTCGCCAAAAGTCTGATGCATCTCGGGCTGATAGACGAGTATAAACTGACCCTGCATCCCGTAATATTAGGAGAAGGGATTAGTTTGTTCGACAGCAATACACAGATGAGCAATTTGAAATTGCTGGAGTCGAAAACGCTTGGTTCGGGTGTCGTTACATTGCACTACGCGATGCGATGA
- a CDS encoding Crp/Fnr family transcriptional regulator, protein MNNFWEKVTMYHPLSAESRQAWGNIITSRTYKRHETLVAEGQVPRLVAYVVKGLFSQYYTAPNGDVVIKRFFPETFFTASMSAMLTQSPSQFTIRALENTTVLEYHFDEFKKLTMLCPDMAALYIRYLEIHWVVEKEPQEISLRYDTAKSRYTAFLEQFPALEHRLKQHEVASYLGITPTQLSRIRAEL, encoded by the coding sequence ATGAATAACTTTTGGGAAAAAGTGACCATGTATCATCCGCTGTCGGCTGAAAGCCGCCAGGCATGGGGGAATATCATTACAAGTCGTACCTACAAACGTCATGAAACGTTGGTGGCGGAAGGCCAGGTGCCGCGGCTGGTGGCCTATGTGGTGAAAGGGCTATTCTCGCAGTACTATACAGCACCGAATGGAGATGTGGTTATCAAACGTTTTTTCCCCGAAACATTTTTTACAGCCTCCATGAGCGCGATGTTGACCCAAAGCCCCAGCCAGTTTACAATCCGTGCACTGGAAAATACCACCGTGTTAGAATATCATTTCGATGAATTTAAAAAGTTGACAATGCTTTGTCCTGATATGGCCGCATTGTATATCCGCTACCTGGAAATACATTGGGTTGTGGAAAAAGAACCACAGGAAATATCACTGCGTTATGACACTGCCAAAAGCCGCTATACTGCTTTCCTCGAACAATTCCCAGCATTAGAACATCGCTTGAAGCAACACGAGGTCGCTTCCTATCTTGGTATTACACCTACCCAACTAAGTCGCATACGTGCCGAGCTATAG
- a CDS encoding cupin domain-containing protein: MKKIDYMEDQLANKATIHHPGEGERLEMGGASFVFKVTSEMSNNHLGVYEITLPPHTIGARLHYHRFMDETFIVGKGVLTVYAGEDTHHLQPGSVVYVPRFTPHGFANDTDEQVVLTLIFNPAEKREGFFRGLVDILSEQPIDPAKYLKLYNKYDSFPVDVNNMLPVK, from the coding sequence ATGAAGAAGATAGACTATATGGAAGACCAGCTCGCCAACAAGGCCACCATACACCATCCGGGCGAAGGAGAGCGGCTGGAAATGGGAGGTGCTTCCTTCGTTTTTAAAGTGACCAGCGAAATGTCGAACAACCATCTGGGTGTATATGAGATCACACTACCGCCACATACTATCGGCGCCAGGTTGCATTATCACCGTTTTATGGATGAAACCTTTATTGTAGGCAAAGGTGTCCTCACTGTATATGCCGGTGAAGATACACATCACCTGCAACCCGGATCAGTAGTGTATGTGCCACGTTTCACTCCACACGGTTTTGCCAATGATACGGATGAACAGGTAGTGCTCACACTCATCTTCAATCCGGCAGAGAAAAGAGAAGGCTTCTTCCGCGGGCTGGTGGATATACTCAGTGAACAACCCATTGATCCAGCCAAATATCTGAAGCTGTATAACAAGTACGACAGTTTTCCAGTGGATGTCAATAATATGTTACCGGTGAAGTGA
- a CDS encoding MFS transporter, producing MTNDKINKGALFTGSCFALITTAFTFSIRAGILPQLGIQFKLTGEQLGFINLMFFLGFPISMIIGGLVYHSFGPKRIMQVAFVTHTIGILMTIFSGGYASLLVSTLLIGFGNGCTEAACNPLIADAYAGRDMNKMLNRFHMWFPGGIVIGSLISKFMTDLHFGWQAQMWVTIIPAVMYAVLFYGKTFVVRKEEVRISLSQHFLAMLSPLYIFLFICMAFTAITEFGPNQWVSVIMSNSGASPMLILALTTGLMALGRFFAGPVVGMLGQTGVLLVSAILATIGIYMFSTVTGPLAYVATVIFALGVCYFWPVMVGTVAQRVPGSGALGMSIIGGIGMFSTAIFQPFIGSWIDAARIEKASAGLTGGALELAAGQATLVNMITFPVILIVLFTFLFFWQRKAVVAPGGIEVH from the coding sequence ATGACCAACGATAAAATTAACAAAGGTGCGCTGTTTACCGGTAGTTGTTTTGCTTTAATTACCACTGCCTTTACCTTCTCTATCCGGGCAGGTATTTTACCTCAACTTGGTATTCAATTTAAACTTACTGGAGAGCAACTGGGGTTTATTAACCTTATGTTCTTTTTAGGTTTTCCTATTTCTATGATCATTGGCGGTTTGGTATATCATTCTTTTGGTCCGAAAAGAATTATGCAGGTAGCATTTGTTACACATACTATTGGAATTTTGATGACTATATTTTCGGGCGGATATGCCAGCCTCCTGGTATCCACGCTTTTAATCGGGTTCGGTAACGGATGTACGGAAGCAGCCTGTAATCCTTTGATCGCAGATGCTTATGCTGGTCGTGATATGAATAAGATGTTGAACAGATTCCACATGTGGTTCCCTGGAGGAATTGTGATCGGATCACTGATCTCCAAGTTTATGACAGATCTTCATTTCGGATGGCAGGCGCAGATGTGGGTGACGATAATACCGGCTGTTATGTATGCTGTTTTGTTTTATGGGAAAACTTTTGTGGTAAGAAAAGAAGAGGTCAGGATCTCCCTTTCACAGCATTTCTTAGCTATGCTTAGTCCGCTATATATATTCCTGTTTATCTGTATGGCGTTTACTGCCATTACAGAGTTTGGGCCCAATCAGTGGGTAAGTGTTATTATGAGTAATAGTGGCGCCAGTCCTATGTTGATCCTTGCCCTCACCACTGGGTTGATGGCATTGGGAAGATTTTTTGCCGGTCCGGTAGTTGGCATGTTAGGCCAAACGGGCGTGCTGTTGGTATCAGCTATCTTGGCCACTATTGGTATCTATATGTTTAGTACAGTAACAGGGCCACTCGCTTATGTGGCTACTGTTATATTCGCCTTGGGTGTATGTTATTTCTGGCCGGTGATGGTAGGTACGGTGGCACAGCGGGTGCCCGGAAGCGGTGCTTTAGGAATGTCCATTATTGGTGGAATAGGGATGTTCTCGACAGCAATTTTTCAACCATTTATTGGAAGTTGGATAGATGCAGCGAGGATAGAAAAAGCCTCAGCGGGTCTTACTGGTGGAGCTCTGGAGCTGGCTGCAGGCCAGGCCACCTTGGTAAATATGATCACTTTTCCGGTTATATTGATCGTCTTGTTTACCTTTTTATTCTTTTGGCAAAGAAAGGCGGTTGTGGCGCCTGGAGGAATAGAAGTACATTAA
- the traN gene encoding conjugative transposon protein TraN: MRKCGRVMMWVIMLFLAYTAKAQNLFTEVKAKVIPLNLEITRHKTTNLIFPYVIKSVDRGSAEVLVQKAQGVENILQVKAASDSLKETNLTVVCADGTLYSFILHYFENPAQLNFSLGKVVAQSPWALFADGENNEAKVNDLATQLTHKRKLIRHLKNTSNEISLSCLGIYIKDDVIYCQLELKNGSNINYTVDQLRFYVQDLNKAKRTASQQLRITPLYLAGNATAVGSRSAQNVVVAIPKFTIPDQKVFIIEMMEENGGRNLLIRLRNRHLIHANQI, encoded by the coding sequence ATGAGAAAGTGTGGAAGAGTGATGATGTGGGTGATCATGTTATTTTTGGCCTATACGGCTAAAGCCCAAAATTTGTTTACAGAAGTCAAGGCAAAGGTTATTCCACTGAATCTGGAAATCACCAGGCATAAAACAACGAATTTGATTTTTCCTTACGTCATCAAAAGTGTTGATCGCGGAAGTGCAGAAGTATTGGTGCAGAAGGCACAGGGAGTTGAGAATATCCTGCAAGTGAAGGCTGCTAGTGATTCTCTTAAAGAAACCAATCTTACCGTGGTTTGTGCTGACGGTACCCTATATTCATTTATCCTGCACTATTTTGAAAATCCTGCACAGCTGAATTTCAGTCTAGGAAAAGTGGTTGCACAATCGCCATGGGCATTATTTGCAGATGGGGAAAATAATGAAGCAAAGGTCAATGACCTAGCCACACAGCTGACACATAAAAGGAAGCTGATCCGGCACCTTAAAAATACTAGCAATGAAATCTCGCTTTCCTGTCTTGGTATCTATATTAAGGATGATGTGATATACTGTCAGCTGGAATTAAAGAACGGCAGTAATATCAATTATACAGTTGATCAACTGCGTTTTTACGTTCAGGATTTAAATAAGGCCAAAAGAACCGCTTCGCAACAATTGCGGATTACTCCACTTTACCTAGCCGGGAATGCGACAGCCGTCGGATCAAGATCTGCGCAAAATGTTGTCGTCGCCATTCCAAAATTTACCATCCCGGACCAAAAGGTCTTCATCATTGAAATGATGGAAGAAAACGGAGGAAGAAACCTGCTGATCCGCCTAAGAAACAGGCACCTGATTCACGCTAATCAAATCTAA
- the traM gene encoding conjugative transposon protein TraM has translation MKTSDPITTDKQRKFLVFLPLLVLPFLTLFFWTFAGSENVASTKQPAEKPRINTTLPDPNFQKKNPGDKMSFYAEANADSAKRNEEHRLDPYFNQIATGTDNEFGYSPTSVAGINRSVYGTQPLSDPNEARIYSKLGELNAVLNQPVSPDQSSIGGDLNRSSGVSSSDLDRLENMMNMMQDGNAKDDPEMQQINTMLERIMDIQHPERAQEKIKNEKDRKRGQVYAVTTKQNDNVVSLFEGPVKGRKLTAPGFYGLSLSEEADEYNTIAAVVHDNQTIVSGSIVKLRLVNDIYIQGELIPKDIFLFGEASISGERMNIEIKSIRYHNSIYPVNLSVYDLDGMYGIHIPGTISRDLAKESGSDMIQGLGMGSMDPGLAAQAASAGIELSKSLIRKKVKQVKVNLKTGYKLLLKDENQESNN, from the coding sequence ATGAAAACAAGTGACCCAATCACAACTGATAAGCAGCGAAAATTTTTAGTTTTCCTCCCATTGCTCGTATTGCCATTTCTTACCCTTTTTTTCTGGACGTTCGCAGGTTCGGAAAATGTTGCAAGCACCAAGCAACCGGCTGAAAAGCCACGTATAAACACGACACTTCCTGATCCAAATTTTCAAAAGAAAAATCCTGGTGATAAGATGAGTTTTTACGCGGAGGCAAATGCAGACAGTGCAAAAAGGAATGAGGAACATCGGCTTGATCCTTATTTCAATCAGATAGCCACAGGTACGGACAATGAATTTGGTTATAGCCCTACCTCCGTGGCAGGGATCAATAGATCAGTATATGGGACGCAGCCCTTAAGTGACCCAAATGAAGCGAGGATATATAGTAAACTAGGAGAACTTAATGCGGTGTTAAATCAACCAGTAAGTCCAGACCAGTCCTCAATTGGCGGCGATCTAAACCGCTCTTCAGGGGTTAGTAGCAGTGATTTGGACCGCTTGGAAAATATGATGAATATGATGCAGGACGGCAATGCAAAAGATGACCCGGAGATGCAGCAGATCAATACCATGCTGGAGCGAATCATGGATATTCAGCATCCTGAACGGGCACAGGAGAAAATTAAAAATGAGAAAGACCGCAAGCGGGGGCAGGTTTATGCGGTGACCACAAAGCAAAATGATAATGTGGTCTCTTTATTCGAAGGACCGGTAAAAGGCCGGAAGCTTACCGCACCTGGATTTTATGGACTGAGCCTTTCGGAAGAAGCTGACGAATATAATACCATCGCAGCGGTGGTGCATGACAACCAGACTATTGTATCCGGATCAATCGTGAAACTACGTCTGGTCAACGACATCTACATTCAGGGTGAATTGATCCCCAAAGACATCTTCCTTTTCGGTGAAGCCAGTATATCCGGGGAGCGCATGAATATCGAAATCAAAAGCATCAGGTATCACAATTCAATTTACCCGGTTAACCTTTCAGTCTATGATCTGGATGGTATGTACGGCATTCACATACCCGGTACCATTTCACGGGATTTAGCGAAAGAATCCGGCTCTGACATGATTCAGGGTCTGGGAATGGGTAGTATGGATCCCGGCCTCGCAGCTCAGGCAGCATCAGCAGGCATTGAACTTTCAAAGTCCCTGATTAGGAAAAAAGTAAAACAGGTTAAAGTCAACCTCAAAACTGGTTATAAGCTGCTGCTGAAAGATGAGAACCAGGAAAGCAACAATTAA
- the traK gene encoding conjugative transposon protein TraK: MFKQMQNVDSAFRYIRVISLVVIAGAIILSLFVIYRSFELVKSKHEKVYVLVNGKALEAYSSERKENIPVEARDHITMFHRWFFTLSPDDKSIEANISRALYLCDESAKKQYDDLREASYYNNIISSNISQTIRIDSVALDMNASPIAFLCYAVQTLTRPTSILTRSLITAGQLREVSRSENNSHGFLIERWNIVENKDLSVNPR; encoded by the coding sequence ATGTTTAAACAAATGCAAAATGTAGATAGCGCATTCCGCTATATCCGTGTAATTAGCCTCGTCGTGATTGCAGGTGCAATTATCCTCAGTTTATTTGTCATTTACCGGAGCTTCGAGCTGGTAAAGTCCAAACATGAGAAAGTATATGTGCTGGTCAACGGCAAAGCCCTGGAAGCGTATTCCAGTGAACGAAAAGAAAATATTCCGGTTGAGGCAAGGGATCACATTACCATGTTCCATCGCTGGTTTTTTACCTTATCTCCGGATGATAAATCAATCGAAGCCAATATCTCCAGGGCATTGTATCTCTGCGACGAATCTGCAAAAAAGCAGTATGATGATCTGAGAGAAGCCAGTTATTACAATAACATCATCAGCTCAAATATCAGCCAAACCATTCGAATTGATAGTGTTGCATTGGATATGAATGCCAGTCCGATTGCTTTCCTATGCTATGCGGTGCAAACCCTTACCCGTCCTACAAGCATACTAACCAGAAGCCTGATTACTGCCGGTCAGCTACGTGAAGTCAGCAGGAGTGAAAATAATTCACATGGATTTTTGATCGAGCGGTGGAACATTGTTGAAAATAAAGACCTATCCGTTAACCCGCGGTAA